Below is a window of Dictyostelium discoideum AX4 chromosome 1 chromosome, whole genome shotgun sequence DNA.
TATCactatatttaatattacattcttttaaaaaagataaaagagCAGGTTTAATTCTTGCAATACCACCTTGAGAATGATTTCCTTGACCAGTGATAAAGTTTAtatattttggttttttaccATCATATTCACCTTGTGAATGAATATCTAATGCTTGTTGTACCATATCTAATGCTTCATTGACATGAAGACCATGTAAATCAATTCTAAGAGTATCACCAATTCTACTATTACATTCCATaaagatttgatttgatGCACATAAATTTGCTTCTTTTGCCAATTCATCATATCTTTTACCTTGTTCTGATAAACTTCTAGCATCTGCTGgtttatttttcatatatGCTTCTGCTGCTGATTTAAAACATGCATTTCTCATCTTTATATATCTCTCTGCTTCCATTCTATGGTCAGTATATGatttttgattctttttatgattatttctactactactactactactaaaactactaccaccaccactaccaattAATGCACCATTACTACTAAATCCaccataattattattattattttgtttttctcttttttcttttggttcaacttttttaaattcagtATCTTCTATTGTATTTAAACCTGTAAAAATtgtatttatcttttttggtggtaatatatttaatttacctTTTGAAAAtctaatattttcaaataattgttcttgttgttgaatttcttGTTGTGCTTGTAATTGAGAGAGTTTATCTCTTTCAGCTTGTGGATTATAGatattattctttaaataatattgatttgaGGATTCACGTACTTTATTTGCAAAGTTTGAAACTGATTTAGCATTATGTTTACTCTCTGGAAATACTTCATAAATATAACTCATTGTATCCTTAAAATGATATCCAGTTTGAAGGAATAATGACTCTAATAATTCTTCTTCAATCAATGGGAATTGAATCTTTAATTGTGCcatctttttattataatccaatggtaatggtataATTGATTCTGAAATTTCTCTTTCTGACATTTCTTTATCtgttgattttaatgatggtgatgataacaatgatgatggtgatgttgtATTTGGAGATGGTGATTTCTTATATGAACCACGTTTACCAACATAAGTTGCAACATTTTTTGGTTCGATTTTTGATATAAAATCTTGTTcatcaataattgatttaaatgatggtgaattattaccaccactattactattattattattactattattattattattattaaccaTTTTCTTTGTAggtgttgttggtttttgtgattcattattattcttatttgTATTGGtagaagttgttgttgttgtggttgtagttgtaactttactatcattatcattatcattattattatcatcaccactAAATTCATCAATAGTTTGTAAAGATAGTAATGTATCAATAGTTGCATTAACATCATATGAATGTTTATCTAAATATCCTGTAAGATCtctttttgaatattttgggAATAAGTCTGATAAATGTGCAATTATTTCATTGAAATCCATTAGTAACCGATTTTGTGAATGACCTTTTgagtttctttttttatctttctctgatttttgtttttctttttctctttctctctctttttctctttctctttctctttctttctCCTTTTCTCTCTCTATTTCtctttgtttttctttttccctTTCCCTTCCCCTTTCCCTTTCTCCTTCTTCTTGTATTCTTAAAAATTCTAATCTTTCCGCTTCCTCCTCTCGTTCTTCTCTTTTCTTTAGttctaataaaattttttcaaaatcttcatcatcaacttcaTCACTTAAAAAtgtttgtggttgttgttgttgttgttgttgttgttgttgttgttgttgttgttgttgttgttgttgttgttgttgttgttgttgttgttgttgttgttgttgttgttgtgtagATGATGGTACagttatattataattattaggtggtggtggtgtagaagtagtagtggttgttgtatttgtagttgttgttgatttattattgtttgaaGAAGTTATTGTTGGTGAATCAATAATGATTGGTGATTGTGATGTATCTGTGTCGATTCTATTTgtataaaattcaaattgtttatattgtttatttttttcatcatcttcattctcttcttcaataatatttgaagccaataaaaatgaatcaaCGATTGAACCAACATCACCATCTGCTTCCTCtagtaaaattaataatgttgCTTCCTCAATATCTGGGAATAATGATTGAAGGAATGGTAAATGATCATTTAGATTGACAACTTTACCCTCACCTTCACCACAACCACCGTCAgattgttttttgttttcatcatcatcattacttAATTCTGGATCTTCAGTTGATGCATCAAagaattgatttttatttttttgaacttCAATATCTCTAAAAGGTTCATAACTTGAATTAGAATTTGATGTATTGTATTGTAAACCTTTCATTTTACTATCATTatctgtattattattattattattattattattattattattattattattattattattattattattattattattatcataatcatcatcatcgccATCTATGTCTTCAATTAAACTTGATAAATTTCcaaattgattttgttgctgttgttggtgttgttgttgtttttgtaataattgttgtttttgttttttattattactattattttgttgCTGTTTATatattctattattattattattattattatttgatgtttgtttttttgtttgttgttgttgttgttgttgttgttggttttttaattgttgttgttgttgttgcatttgttgttggtgttttaattgttgttgttgtatctGTTTtagctgttgttgttgttgatatatAATTTGTAATTCTACTTTTTTTCCTGGATCTAAATCTATTGGTGTTACTGTTGGATAATCAGCTAAATGTGAATATGGGTACCATCCTCTTGATGGCGAAAATTTACTACTTTTATTTGCTTTTTGTTTGGTATGGTTTATTGATGTCATTTTGTCTTTTattcattatctttttcttttttttttgaatattttatatttttatttctattatattattatattatatattattcaTGTACAATTTGAatgaaacaaataaaaaaattataaaaaataaaaaaaaaaaaaaaaaaaaataaatttaaaactttaatttttatttttatttttattttttattatttttgtggGTCAAtgggcaaaaaaaaaaaaaaaaaaaaaaaaaaaaattaattcatggAATGacttaaaaaattaactcttcaaaattaaaatttcttcCACTCAccaaaaatttttgattttgactgtttaaatattaaaattataataattttaaagaaaaaaaaaaattttaaaaaattaaaaataaaaatattttaccctataaaaaatttatttgtttatttttttttttttatctatttttaaaaaaaagaatgttgGTCCGTGGATTTTGgaattttcatcttttattggttaaccttttttaaaaaaaaaaataaaaaaaaataaaaaataaagattatctattcaccatttgaatttgaatttgataatcttTCTGCTAATGATTCCATATAATATTGACTTTtaacttttttcttttttgtggttggattattatcatcattattattattatcattattattattattattattatttttattattatcatttttattattatcatttttattattattatttaaatcattaacaGATTGTTGATTAATTGGTGGCAAAATTGGAGCAAAAAtaggtaaattattaatttcattttcatctaaACTACTCattgaatttaaacaattGATTAATGAATATGGTGAAAATGGTATCATTGTTGATTGTTTTCCATTTATTGTTGTTTGTATTGAGTTTAAACTTGTAAACAAAGaactatcaatattattaccatttgttgttgttgctgttgttggtattggcgttgatgttgatgtagaaacattgttattattattattattattattatatttattattggaataatttgaaattgattttgatactTTTGGTTTCATTATTGTAATTGGTGAAGAatttgttgtatttgattTACTTTTTGAAGTTGATTGAGAaggaaataaattatcaattgttgGTTCAATTTTCAATCTTGGAGTTCTTGTTGATTTGTATTTAAACGTAGACATTAGCTCTTTTTGTGAAACTCCATTACCACTTAAGCCACTATTTCCAACATTACTTGGTACCAATGAATGTTTATATTTTGCACTATATCTATGAtgagtttttttaatattattattattattattattattattattattatttaaatcttcgctactattatttttattattttcattcatttttccttttttattataaaatataaaaaattggaaatctaaaaaaaaaaaaaaattaattaaacaattttttaaaaaaaaattaataaaaaaaaaaaaaataaaaaataattgggttaagaatatatttttattatcttttaaatttgtggaatcaaaaaaataaaataaaaaaaaaaaaaagtgtttaaaaaatatttcatttacaAAGAAaaggattaaaaaaaaataaaataataaataaaattaaaaattaaataaataaaaaaaaatataaccaaataagaaaaaaaaaaaaaaaaaatgaaaatgaaaagacaatattggttttaaattgttaaaataagttttttttttttttaaatatgaattataatttatatttttttattttttttttttttttttttttttttattttattttattttattttattttattttattttatttttttttttttttttagtttgaaCCTTTGGTTGAGTGAGAGAAGTGGAGATaggaaaaaagaatttttaaaaatgaatttattgagcttcaacttcaacatttttattttcagttGAATTTGAGGTAGCGTTGTCATCAATTGGAGCAACTGGAGTTGGTTCTtcagtggtggtggtaactTTTTCATCAGcagatttttctttttcagcagtggtggtggtagcgGCAGTAGCAGCAGCTTCTTTATCAGCTTTGGCTTTTGCTAATCTTTCTTCCATTTGAGTTGCagataattttgaataatgatctttctttgatttaatttggtCAATATATTCAGGGATATCAGAGTATTTTGGTGGTGGAGCCATTGAGAGTTTTTCGAAATCAGAGAAGATCTCTAATGGATGTCTGATGGTATCTGGTTGAGcttttggttgttgttgttggagtGCTTTCTTCTTTGGATTTTCACGATTCTTTGAGACTTTCTCCTTTTTGACGAGAACGAAACCCTCTTCAATTTCAGCGATATTACGATCCAAAGCAGATTGTTCATTGGTGGTTTCCTTTGGAGTGATAGCTTTGAGATAAGAGATGAGAGAATCACAATTGTTCATTTCCTTCTCGTAAGGTACTTTGAGGAGATCCTCTTGGATTCTTTTCTCCTCTTCGGCTTTCTTCTTTTCGAGGAGTTCTTGTCTACGTTGTTCTTGTTCGAGTTTACGTTGTTCTTGTTCGAGTTTACGTTGTTCCTTACGTTTGACGACGTGAGCCTCGAGCAAAGCCTTCTCCTCCTCGATATCCTTTTTAATCTCCTCGATGAAGCCACGAGAGGCAACAAACTTGTCGTTGTTCTCCTTGATCTCTGTCTCAACGTCTTTACGTTGTTGTTTGAGTTCCTTGAGAACGGCCTCTTGCTTCTCTCTTGGCTCCTCTGGCTTGATTTGAGCGCTCAACTCGTTGACTTGAGCTTTTTGTTCAGTGACTTGTTTCTTGATCTTTTCAAACTCGTTCTTGACTCCATAGTATTCGGTGACGTATTTCTTGCTGGAATTGACTTGAGACAATTTCTTCAAGAGGGCACGTTGTTGGTTTGGGTTGGTCTCATTCTCGACTTGCTCTTCCAATTCACGAATTCTCTCTTCGATTGAACACATGGTGTCAACCTCTTCGGCGTTCTTGCTGATCTTTATTGGTAATTGGTCTTCGAGACTGATCaatatcttcttcttctcctCTTGTGTTGCCATCAAGGCCTTTAAGGTATTACGTGCCTCAATGGTTTGGGCTTTCATTGGATCTGATGTACGACTCTTATTACCTTCATAAATCTTTTCGATTGACTCTTTGTATCCAGtatgtttcttttttaattcaaccatatctttctttaaattttctaaattattattaatctctactattttatttctaaGTTCATTAATTCTCTTTTGATGTGCATCATAAACTGGATCTGGTGGgtatttattatctttattatctgaatttgtattattattattaccgtctctattatttattttattattattattattattattattattattgttttgttttttttcaccacctttggtgttattatttttattatttgtagtggtagtagttgtagttttTTTAACTGATTTATCtgacattttttaaattatatatatattttgttttttttttgtttttgttttttgataataataattttcaatctctttttttatgAATGTAATATTATATGTTTTatgttatttatttgatattataaaaaattaatttataaataaaataaaagaggtttggaagaaaaaaaaaaaaaaaagaaaaattattataactttttttagaatacaaaaagatgaaaaaaaataaaaataaaaaaaaaaaaattttaaaaaaaaaaaaaattcacactttttttttttttttatttttttttattttttttttttaatattggcatgatctttttttcaacaaaagtcaattttttttttttttatatttttaatttgtcaAATGACAGTGCATGTTGTCAGTTATCACCCAATTTTTTCCATTTCCATTTCCATTTCAAggcaatttttttttttttttttttttttttttttttttttttttttttttttttttttaatcataaaatataataaaaaatatatttttttttttatttttttttttaaaaaaaaaaattattttctttatttggttttttttttttttaaaccagaAGAGTTATTTTTATCCTCCCTTAAAGAATTTATAGTTGGTTGGaaatataattgaattaataaaataaaatttgaaataaataacatTAGTGAActtgttgaagttgatggATATGTATTCCAAGCATATTCAGTAATACACATAAATCCAattctaaaaaatataaaaaaaaaaaaaaaaaaaaaaaaataattagtaaTGTAGttcttaaaataaaaaataaaaataaaattttttttttttcgatcaTCTGATTGTTGTTGACGACATCtgcaccaaaaaaaaaattatttttcgttttcatttttttttttttttttttccactttttttttttttttccattttttttttttttttttccatttttttttttttttttttttttttttttttttttttttgattgattaaaaaaaaatatattacttactttaaaaataaattataatttgttgACCAAAGTAAAAATGGTAATGTGTGGAAATaccataaataaaattgataatgtaATGATCTTGAGAATGTAACACCAATAAGATTAATAGTAAAcattatcaataaaatataatttaccGATAAAAGTTTTGGATTTTGATTAATACTACctctttttaatatatttgaaaTACCACCTTGTTCTTtcctaaaataataaaatttaattaataaaattaatattattattattatttattatattattatttgaatttgaatttgaatttgaatatttgtatatataaacttactttatatattttataaaaaataaaattataaataataaatgaattgaTAATAAGAATAAAGCCCAAGATTTGTTGAGGAAAAGATGTTCAGGTAAGAATCTCCAATTTACAGTCCATTTGTATAAGAATTGACGAGAGAATTCGAAAGCACGTAATAGATAACCTTGAGGATTAACCATCAGGAATGGAATTGCTAATAACACTTGAACCAAGCCACAAATCATTAGTTTTGGTATAGTTCTCCAAATACCAAATGTTGAcaataacaaaaacaataaagCTGGTGAGTATAATAGTACATTCATCTTTACACTAACTGAACAACTGAAAAATAAACAACCTAAATTCCATCTAcctttaattattaaatataatgaaatataaaataataacattgaTATACAATCATTAAACATACGAAGTGCAAATATTGAATGAATTCTTTTTGataaacataaaaatattataatataaaatggtatttttaaaaatacattattattattattattattattattattattattattattattatttgatttatttgtgATTTGTTTAATagattctttaattgattcaccataaattgaaaatactataaatgttaataatatataaattgcTGCAAATATATATTGTgcttttaatatatttaatccATTTTctgttaaattatataataaactGAAAACATATAAATGTCCAGCTGGATAGACACATGGTCCTGTATCTCCTTCAATCTTTGTATAATCATAAAttccttttaaaaatacttcAACTTGTTGAACATATGTACTCCAATCAATTTCTGTATCtacatatatatacatatgtTAATGATGTTCATcatcttattattattattaattagtgTTTGTTTGTTGTACTTACATTTTACATAATCaatgattattttattaatacatAGTtcataaatcattaaaaatgatgCTAATGTATAAAaacatttgatttgattatttttaatgaatggAAGAACTTTATTTTCGATCATGATCTTgaattttgttgattttccacaaacattaataaaaaaaaaaaaaaaaaataaaaaaaaattttaaaaattaaaaaaaaaaaaaaaaaaaaaaaaataaaaaaataaaatctttttttatttttacatttgtttattttgtttttttgttttttttttttattattttttttaattttttaaatgataaacaaccaaaaaaagaaaaaacaattcccaataattaaatttgtttttattcaaaaattttattaaaaaaaaaaaaaaaaattgcacATGGTGTTTGTTAACttcatcaaaatttaatatacaTTTCacccaaaatttttttttttctcttttttttaaaacactaAACACTACTTACATATGGTCATCCTAACATttgtataaaaatttaaaaaaaaaaaaaaaaaaatataaaaaaaaaaaataatataaaaaaaaacaattaattaaaaaaaaaaaaaaaaaaaaaaacaaattattgtgtgtatttcatttttttaattttattttatttttttttttgttaattattattaatataagaagttttttttttttttttttttttttgaaccaTTAAATAACTTCATCATTCATAATATTGTtagtatttttatattaatgatttttgtttgttgttggactttaatataaaaaaaaaaataaaaaaataaaaaaataaaaaaaaaataatatataatataaattaaaattttaaacattaaatgattgtataataatagaaatagtaataacaaaaaaaagtaataaaataataaagtaataattgttcaaaattagataaatttaaaaaataataaataaaaataaataaaaataaaataaaaaataaaaaaaaaaaaaataaaaaaaataaaaaaaataaaaaaatatattaataaaaaaaaaaatatattaaaaaaaaaaaataaaaaaagaaaaaaaaaaaaaaaaaaataaacatttttttaaaacaaaatgacCAATAATCGTTTAAAGAATAgaaaaaaaccaaatcaaaTACACACAATTTCAGAagaggaggaagaagaagagccTTTGTTTAATAATGAGGATTTACAAACCCAACATTTAAATTCTCCATCTTCAGATTCAATAAGTACTagcagtagtagtagtttaAGTAGTGTTGGTGGTAGTGTAGTAGGCAATAATAATTCCAATAGTAATGgtatagataataataatagtaataataataataataataataataacaacaataataataataataataataatagtaataataataacaattataCTGGTAATTCTATTGGtggaaatgattttaaaaataaagcatcatcatcgtcatcaacaccaacaacatcaacaggCATTGGTTCTTCAAAATTTccaaatataaaaagaaagaatagTTTCTCAAATAGATAtgatagtggtggtggtggtagtggtagtagtagaaGTAATAGTTTTGGaggtagtaatagtagtggaGGAGCTTCAAAagaattcttttattttgataatgatgatatgattcaagatgatgatttaataCCAATGTTAATGCAAGATCAAGAACACCAATTACAAACTCaatatcaaaatcaacaacaagttcaacaacaacaaaatataataaatagttttataaatcatgaaaatttaaaatttccatTCTCTATaatttatacaaataaacTTCATATTTGGTaagatatttaattataaattataaattataaattaatagtttattaatattaatattaatattaatattatttttaggttaagttattttttatttacatttgttttaatattttgttgtttagCAGTTGGACCATTATTATGGATTGAATTACCACCAAATTCAGGATGTATGTGGTgtagaatatttaaattagaaTGGGTTATATCATTTATGTCATTGATATCAGCAATGTTTCATTATACAATTAGAAGAGATATGTTTCCACTATACCTTTCAATCATTGGATTTTATCATGTTTTAACATATAGCGAACCATTTTTAGAACCATTTCgagtaaataattttttctctttaattttaactgTAATTTGTATATTCATAGCATTTtatccaaaaaataaattaagaaGACAACAAGCTtcaaatcatcatcaacaacaacagcagcaacaacaacaacaaagacaaagacaacaaaataataatcgaCAGCctgaaaaatcaataattaaaagaattatacAAAATGAATGGTTTCAttcattaattcaaattttaatagttttaggtatagttgtattattatttttttcaatatttattttagcaTTATTTATGAAGGATGATAAAACATTTAGTGGTGATGTAATTGatggtaatattaatagtaataataataataataataataataataataatataaataataataatattgataataataataataatataaaaaataataataaaggatttattgaagaaattgaacAAGGTGAAGAACAATTAGAATTATATTTAGAGAATGCATATCatatatttaaagaattagtatttaaaaagtttataaGTTCATCagttgtttatttaatattgataacattattattttgtatttCATTAGTTTATCATTGGGAAGTTAGAAAACCATATACATTAATGGCATTGGCATCAATGATACCACAATTAACTCAAGCATTGTATAAAGTTGAATTAACATTAACTGGTGTAATGGATAAGGGTACGATGTCACATAATGTTACACCATTGGGTGGTGGTATATTCTATATATTGAATGTAATTAGTTATACGTCATTCTATTGTGGATTGGCGATTGATGTGGTGGTTGCAAGTGGTGAAAAGtataaaagattaaaaaaacgTGGTGAAAAGTATCATAGAAGATTATCAACTCAAATCAATGAACAGAATGCATTTGTAAATAAGATCTATGCGAGTGGAACAGCTCAGTTATTACAAAAAGTTGAATTTATGCAAAAGTTTGTAGATAAAATACTTTTTTCAACCTTGGAGATTTCAAATAGACTTCAACGATTGGAATCGTCTGATCAAGATATTCCATCATCATTGGTGgatcaattaaatgatattcAATATCAAACCAATAgatcattattactattgaaTGATACAAAGTTAATATTGGCAATTGAAAGTGGTGTAATCTCAAGAGAGGACGTATcggttaatttatttgatttcttgGAGGATGTTTTAGAACGTACAAgtaaagatattaaatttaataatattgaattggtttataaaattgataaagatgtaccattaaatattattttagatCCAACGGCATTAACTCAAATTTGTTTTCAATTACTTTCAAATGCTATAAAATATACTGAAGAAGGTGAAATtggtattttaattaaaagaattttaagaAATGATTATGAATatcaacaagaacaacaacaaccacaacaggATAATGAATTACCACCATTTGGTACAATTtcagaagaagatgaagaatataattcaaataatccaccaccaccattaaatcaacaacaacaacaacgacaacaacaacaacaacaagaaccaaaacaaatttatttagaaatttcaatatttgattCTGGACCTGGTatggatgatgatgaattagaTATTTGTAATCAATTTCAACCATTTCCAGATATtggtgatgaagatgatataGAGATTAAAAAGAAAGGTTCAGGTTtaggtttattaatttgtaataaagttttaaaatcaattggtgGAGATTTAATTGTAGAGAGATATTTAGAGACTGGTGGTTGTATATTTAAATGTTGTATACCAGTTTTAGTTGATCCACAACCAAAAGAGAATTTTACATTTCAAATACCATTATCACAAGAAACCAATGAACTTTTATCAGATTTATCAGTGTTGGTCATTGATGATAATCCATATGCTAGAGATTCAGTTGGTTTTATATTTAGTTCAGTTTTTAATTCTGCAATTGTAAAAAGTGCAAATAGTAGTGTTGAGGGAGTTAGAGATTTAAAGTATGCAATTGCAACcgattcaaattttaaattattattagtagaTTATCATATGCCAGGTTGTGATGGTATAGAAGCGATTCAAATGATTGTTGATAATCCAGCATTTTcagatattaaaatcatcttAATGATTTTACCATCAGATTCATTCGCACATATGAatgaaaaaactaaaaatattacAACCCTAATTAAACCTGTAACACCaaccaatttatttaatgcaATTTcgaaaacatttaaattaaaagaattttcatCAGTTGTTGATTTAGTTGATTTAAATGCACCAGATACATCAACTCAAATAccattaaaaagaaatagattaaagtttaaaattgattttccATTTAGATTACCTGAAACTGGTAAACCAATTATGAGagttttaattggtgaatCTGATAAATCAACtcaatcaaaaattcaaaaagttATTGAAAGTTTTGGTTATTTTTCAACTTTTGTAACTGATGGTACAGCTTTAATATCTCTctcaaaaaagaattattatgatttagTTATCGTTGATTTAGAATTACAATCAACTGATGGATTTGAATGTGCTCAAATTATACGTGATACTCATGgtgaaatattttcaaatacaatttttgtaccaaaaccaatttcaacaaattcaaatgatgataataataataataataataataataataataataataacaatgataataataataataataataataataataataataataataataataataataataataataataataataataataataataatagtattctAACATCATCAGTTGATACTGATGGTAATCATATTGTATcgtcatcaacatcaacatcatcatcattccCAACAAG
It encodes the following:
- a CDS encoding small MutS related family protein (Similar to smr), whose product is MTSINHTKQKANKSSKFSPSRGWYPYSHLADYPTVTPIDLDPGKKVELQIIYQQQQQLKQIQQQQLKHQQQMQQQQQQLKNQQQQQQQQQTKKQTSNNNNNNNNRIYKQQQNNSNNKKQKQQLLQKQQQHQQQQQNQFGNLSSLIEDIDGDDDDYDNNNNNNNNNNNNNNNNNNNNNNNNTDNDSKMKGLQYNTSNSNSSYEPFRDIEVQKNKNQFFDASTEDPELSNDDDENKKQSDGGCGEGEGKVVNLNDHLPFLQSLFPDIEEATLLILLEEADGDVGSIVDSFLLASNIIEEENEDDEKNKQYKQFEFYTNRIDTDTSQSPIIIDSPTITSSNNNKSTTTTNTTTTTTSTPPPPNNYNITVPSSTQQQQQQQQQQQQQQQQQQQQQQQQQQQQQQQQQPQTFLSDEVDDEDFEKILLELKKREEREEEAERLEFLRIQEEGERERGREREKEKQREIEREKEKEREREREKEREREKEKQKSEKDKKRNSKGHSQNRLLMDFNEIIAHLSDLFPKYSKRDLTGYLDKHSYDVNATIDTLLSLQTIDEFSGDDNNNDNDNDSKVTTTTTTTTTSTNTNKNNNESQKPTTPTKKMVNNNNNNSNNNNSNSGGNNSPSFKSIIDEQDFISKIEPKNVATYVGKRGSYKKSPSPNTTSPSSLLSSPSLKSTDKEMSEREISESIIPLPLDYNKKMAQLKIQFPLIEEELLESLFLQTGYHFKDTMSYIYEVFPESKHNAKSVSNFANKVRESSNQYYLKNNIYNPQAERDKLSQLQAQQEIQQQEQLFENIRFSKGKLNILPPKKINTIFTGLNTIEDTEFKKVEPKEKREKQNNNNNYGGFSSNGALIGSGGGSSFSSSSSSRNNHKKNQKSYTDHRMEAERYIKMRNACFKSAAEAYMKNKPADARSLSEQGKRYDELAKEANLCASNQIFMECNSRIGDTLRIDLHGLHVNEALDMVQQALDIHSQGEYDGKKPKYINFITGQGNHSQGGIARIKPALLSFLKECNIKYSDKGGMIEVQNY
- the alg3 gene encoding dolichyl-phosphate-mannose alpha-1,3-mannosyltransferase, translated to MIENKVLPFIKNNQIKCFYTLASFLMIYELCINKIIIDYVKYTEIDWSTYVQQVEVFLKGIYDYTKIEGDTGPCVYPAGHLYVFSLLYNLTENGLNILKAQYIFAAIYILLTFIVFSIYGESIKESIKQITNKSNNNNNNNNNNNNNNNNVFLKIPFYIIIFLCLSKRIHSIFALRMFNDCISMLLFYISLYLIIKGRWNLGCLFFSCSVSVKMNVLLYSPALLFLLLSTFGIWRTIPKLMICGLVQVLLAIPFLMVNPQGYLLRAFEFSRQFLYKWTVNWRFLPEHLFLNKSWALFLLSIHLLFIILFFIKYIKKEQGGISNILKRGSINQNPKLLSVNYILLIMFTINLIGVTFSRSLHYQFYLWYFHTLPFLLWSTNYNLFLKIGFMCITEYAWNTYPSTSTSSLMLFISNFILLIQLYFQPTINSLREDKNNSSGLKKKKTK